The following coding sequences are from one Alosa alosa isolate M-15738 ecotype Scorff River chromosome 3, AALO_Geno_1.1, whole genome shotgun sequence window:
- the lss gene encoding lanosterol synthase isoform X2, with translation MCLRRRGGPYKTDPATDLTRWRLSNVEGRQCWKYVEDGVSAERDMSFLEAHSLGLDTAKFIGDSPAAQTAVEAAVKGMEFYSHLQAEDGHWAGDYGGPLFLLPGLLITCHVANIPLPDAWKKEMVRYLRSVQLPDGGWGLHIEDKSTVFGTALSYISLRILGVDPDDPDMVRARSNLHGKGGAVGIPSWGKFWLAILNVYSWEGMNTLLPEMWLFPTWMPAHPSTLWCHCRQVYLPMSYCYAVRLAAEEDPLILSLRQELYIQDYSTIDWPAQRNNVAPCDMYTPHSTLLTIAYLVMNVYEAHHSSFLRAKAVKELYDHIQADDRFTKCISIGPISKTINMLVRWYVEGPTSPAFHEHVSRIADYLWIGLDGMKMQGTNGSQLWDTAFAVQACLEAGAHDSPVFVEPLRHAHDFLNVTQIKENPPDYEKYYRQMNKGGFPFSTRDCGWIVADCTAEGLKSVMLLQEQCPFITNTVPQERLFDAVNVLLNMRNSDGGFATYETKRGGRLLELLNPSEVFGDIMIDYTYVECTSAVMQALRHFQHAYPQHRSDEIRSTLEEGLEYCRRVQRPDGSWEGSWGVCFTYGIWFGLEAFACMGHTLQEKPACAEVQRACDFLLAKQMEDGGWGEDFESCEQRRYVQSENSQIHNTCWALLGLMAASYPDVRAIERGIKVLVDRQMPNGDWPQENISGVFNKSCAISYTSYRNVFPVWTLGRFSRLYPSSPLAGRVKL, from the exons AT GTGTCTCCGAAGACGAGGGGGCCCCTACAAGACAGATCCTGCCACAGATCTCACCCGTTGGCGACTCAGTAATGTGGAGGGCAGGCAATGCTGGAAGTACGTGGAAGATGGGGTGTCCGCGGAGCGGGACATGAGCTTTCTGGAGGCGCACTCTCTCGGACTAGACACG GCCAAGTTCATCGGAGACTCCCCTGCAGCCCAAACTGCTGTGGAGGCAGCTGTGAAAGGCATGGAGTTCTACAGCCACCTGCAGGCAGAGGATGGTCATTGGGCTGGGGACTATGGTGGACCTCTCTTCCTTCTGCCTG GCCTGCTGATCACGTGTCATGTGGCCAACATCCCCCTCCCTGATGCCTGGAAGAAGGAGATGGTGCGCTACCTGCGCTCAGTGCAGCTTCCTGATGGAGGCTGGGGCCT GCATATTGAAGACAAGTCAACTGTGTTTGGGACGGCGCTAAGCTACATTTCTTTGAGGATTCTTGGGGTTGATCCTGATGACCCAGATATGGTTCGAGCTAGAAGCAATCTGCACGGCAAAG GTGGTGCTGTGGGCATCCCTTCATGGGGTAAATTCTGGTTGGCCATCCTGAATGTATACAGCTGGGAAGGCATGAACACCCTTCTGCCAGAGATGTG GCTGTTCCCCACGTGGATGCCAGCACACCCCTCCACCTTATGGTGTCACTGTCGACAAGTGTACCTGCCCATGAGCTACTGCTACGCTGTCAGACTTGCTGCAGAGGAGGATCCCTTAATTCTCAGCCTACGACAG GAGCTGTACATTCAGGACTACTCCACAATTGACTGGCCAGCCCAGAGAAACAACGTTGCACCCTGTGATATGTATACTCCTCACAGCACCCTACTCACTATAGCATACT TGGTAATGAATGTGTATGAGGCCCATCACAGCTCATTTCTGAGAGCGAAGGCAGTGAAGGAACTCTATGACCACATTCAGGCGGATGATCGCTTCACCAAGTGCATCAGCATTGGCCCG ATCTCTAAAACTATCAACATGTTGGTACGGTGGTATGTGGAAGGACCAACCTCACCTGCCTTTCACGAGCACGTGTCCAGGATAGCAGACTATCTCTG GATTGGTCTTGATGGAATGAAGATGCAG GGGACCAATGGCTCCCAGTTGTGGGACACTGCCTTTGCTGTTCAAGCGTGTCTGGAG GCTGGAGCGCATGATAGCCCTGTATTTGTTGAACCCCTGAGACATGCCCATGACTTTCTCAATGTCACACAG ATAAAAGAAAATCCTCCTGATTATGAGAAGTACTATCGTCAAATGAACAAG GGTGGTTTCCCCTTTAGCACCAGAGATTGCGGCTGGATCGTGGCTGACTGCACTGCTGAGGGCCTGAAGTCTGTGATGCTGCTGCAGGAGCAGTGCCCCTTCATCACCAACACAGTCCCACAGGAGAGACTCTTTGACGCTGTCAATGTG CTCTTAAACATGAGGAACTCCGATGGGGGGTTTGCCACCTATGAGACTAAACGTGGAGGGAGGCTGCTGGAGCTGCTGAACCCCTCTGAGGTGTTTG GTGATATTATGATTGACTATACATATGTGGAGTGCACCTCAGCGGTGATGCAGGCTCTGAGGCACTTCCAGCATGCCTACCCACAGCACAGATCAGACGAGATCAG GTCCACCCTGGAGGAAGGGCTGGAGTATTGTAGGAGAGTGCAGAGACCTGATGGATCATGGGAAGG gTCATGGGGGGTCTGTTTCACTTATGGCATTTGGTTTGGTCTGGAGGCGTTTGCATGCATGGGTCATACCCTCCAGGAGAA GCCGGCGTGTGCGGAGGTGCAGCGAGCCTGCGACTTCCTGCTGGCCAAGCAGATGGAGGACGGGGGCTGGGGTGAGGACTTTGAGTCATGCGAGCAACGCCGCTATGTCCAGAGCGAGAACTCCCAGATCCACAACACCTGCTGGGCCCTGCTAGGGCTGATGGCTGCCAG TTACCCTGATGTCAGAGCCATTGAGAGAGGAATAAAGGTCCTCGTCGACAGGCAGATGCCCAATGGAGACTGGCCACAG GAGAACATTTCTGGGGTGTTTAACAAAAGCTGTGCCATAAGCTACACCTCCTACAGAAACGTATTCCCGGTGTGGACCCTGGGACGCTTCTCACGCCTTTACCCCTCCAGTCCCCTCGCGGGGAGAGTCAAGCTGTGA
- the lss gene encoding lanosterol synthase isoform X1, whose protein sequence is MMTEGTCLRRRGGPYKTDPATDLTRWRLSNVEGRQCWKYVEDGVSAERDMSFLEAHSLGLDTAKFIGDSPAAQTAVEAAVKGMEFYSHLQAEDGHWAGDYGGPLFLLPGLLITCHVANIPLPDAWKKEMVRYLRSVQLPDGGWGLHIEDKSTVFGTALSYISLRILGVDPDDPDMVRARSNLHGKGGAVGIPSWGKFWLAILNVYSWEGMNTLLPEMWLFPTWMPAHPSTLWCHCRQVYLPMSYCYAVRLAAEEDPLILSLRQELYIQDYSTIDWPAQRNNVAPCDMYTPHSTLLTIAYLVMNVYEAHHSSFLRAKAVKELYDHIQADDRFTKCISIGPISKTINMLVRWYVEGPTSPAFHEHVSRIADYLWIGLDGMKMQGTNGSQLWDTAFAVQACLEAGAHDSPVFVEPLRHAHDFLNVTQIKENPPDYEKYYRQMNKGGFPFSTRDCGWIVADCTAEGLKSVMLLQEQCPFITNTVPQERLFDAVNVLLNMRNSDGGFATYETKRGGRLLELLNPSEVFGDIMIDYTYVECTSAVMQALRHFQHAYPQHRSDEIRSTLEEGLEYCRRVQRPDGSWEGSWGVCFTYGIWFGLEAFACMGHTLQEKPACAEVQRACDFLLAKQMEDGGWGEDFESCEQRRYVQSENSQIHNTCWALLGLMAASYPDVRAIERGIKVLVDRQMPNGDWPQENISGVFNKSCAISYTSYRNVFPVWTLGRFSRLYPSSPLAGRVKL, encoded by the exons ATGATGACAGAAGGAAC GTGTCTCCGAAGACGAGGGGGCCCCTACAAGACAGATCCTGCCACAGATCTCACCCGTTGGCGACTCAGTAATGTGGAGGGCAGGCAATGCTGGAAGTACGTGGAAGATGGGGTGTCCGCGGAGCGGGACATGAGCTTTCTGGAGGCGCACTCTCTCGGACTAGACACG GCCAAGTTCATCGGAGACTCCCCTGCAGCCCAAACTGCTGTGGAGGCAGCTGTGAAAGGCATGGAGTTCTACAGCCACCTGCAGGCAGAGGATGGTCATTGGGCTGGGGACTATGGTGGACCTCTCTTCCTTCTGCCTG GCCTGCTGATCACGTGTCATGTGGCCAACATCCCCCTCCCTGATGCCTGGAAGAAGGAGATGGTGCGCTACCTGCGCTCAGTGCAGCTTCCTGATGGAGGCTGGGGCCT GCATATTGAAGACAAGTCAACTGTGTTTGGGACGGCGCTAAGCTACATTTCTTTGAGGATTCTTGGGGTTGATCCTGATGACCCAGATATGGTTCGAGCTAGAAGCAATCTGCACGGCAAAG GTGGTGCTGTGGGCATCCCTTCATGGGGTAAATTCTGGTTGGCCATCCTGAATGTATACAGCTGGGAAGGCATGAACACCCTTCTGCCAGAGATGTG GCTGTTCCCCACGTGGATGCCAGCACACCCCTCCACCTTATGGTGTCACTGTCGACAAGTGTACCTGCCCATGAGCTACTGCTACGCTGTCAGACTTGCTGCAGAGGAGGATCCCTTAATTCTCAGCCTACGACAG GAGCTGTACATTCAGGACTACTCCACAATTGACTGGCCAGCCCAGAGAAACAACGTTGCACCCTGTGATATGTATACTCCTCACAGCACCCTACTCACTATAGCATACT TGGTAATGAATGTGTATGAGGCCCATCACAGCTCATTTCTGAGAGCGAAGGCAGTGAAGGAACTCTATGACCACATTCAGGCGGATGATCGCTTCACCAAGTGCATCAGCATTGGCCCG ATCTCTAAAACTATCAACATGTTGGTACGGTGGTATGTGGAAGGACCAACCTCACCTGCCTTTCACGAGCACGTGTCCAGGATAGCAGACTATCTCTG GATTGGTCTTGATGGAATGAAGATGCAG GGGACCAATGGCTCCCAGTTGTGGGACACTGCCTTTGCTGTTCAAGCGTGTCTGGAG GCTGGAGCGCATGATAGCCCTGTATTTGTTGAACCCCTGAGACATGCCCATGACTTTCTCAATGTCACACAG ATAAAAGAAAATCCTCCTGATTATGAGAAGTACTATCGTCAAATGAACAAG GGTGGTTTCCCCTTTAGCACCAGAGATTGCGGCTGGATCGTGGCTGACTGCACTGCTGAGGGCCTGAAGTCTGTGATGCTGCTGCAGGAGCAGTGCCCCTTCATCACCAACACAGTCCCACAGGAGAGACTCTTTGACGCTGTCAATGTG CTCTTAAACATGAGGAACTCCGATGGGGGGTTTGCCACCTATGAGACTAAACGTGGAGGGAGGCTGCTGGAGCTGCTGAACCCCTCTGAGGTGTTTG GTGATATTATGATTGACTATACATATGTGGAGTGCACCTCAGCGGTGATGCAGGCTCTGAGGCACTTCCAGCATGCCTACCCACAGCACAGATCAGACGAGATCAG GTCCACCCTGGAGGAAGGGCTGGAGTATTGTAGGAGAGTGCAGAGACCTGATGGATCATGGGAAGG gTCATGGGGGGTCTGTTTCACTTATGGCATTTGGTTTGGTCTGGAGGCGTTTGCATGCATGGGTCATACCCTCCAGGAGAA GCCGGCGTGTGCGGAGGTGCAGCGAGCCTGCGACTTCCTGCTGGCCAAGCAGATGGAGGACGGGGGCTGGGGTGAGGACTTTGAGTCATGCGAGCAACGCCGCTATGTCCAGAGCGAGAACTCCCAGATCCACAACACCTGCTGGGCCCTGCTAGGGCTGATGGCTGCCAG TTACCCTGATGTCAGAGCCATTGAGAGAGGAATAAAGGTCCTCGTCGACAGGCAGATGCCCAATGGAGACTGGCCACAG GAGAACATTTCTGGGGTGTTTAACAAAAGCTGTGCCATAAGCTACACCTCCTACAGAAACGTATTCCCGGTGTGGACCCTGGGACGCTTCTCACGCCTTTACCCCTCCAGTCCCCTCGCGGGGAGAGTCAAGCTGTGA